The Pochonia chlamydosporia 170 chromosome 3, whole genome shotgun sequence genome contains the following window.
TCCCGAATTGCACCAGGCTTACGAATTGACTgttatttatttatttatttttttcaCTCATCGAGAAAAAAAGACCAAATCACAATGTTAGGTCGCCATGGGGTCTGACGGTCATGGCAAAAAAGCAGTGTTACCAGGCGGCCAAACCCGAGTATAAACACAAACCGGGCCGCATTGGCGGTTGTCAAGGATAAGAGCCGGTTGTCAAAATGCAGGTAGATATGAGAATGTCATTGTGTGACACTCTTTGTTCACGCATCGGGGATTAAAAAAATAACTAAATGCTCGAATTTCATCTATTGCAGTTGTGCTCGTTGGCCAGAATAGGAAACAAGATGGTAAGGCATAGCCGCATGGCATCATGCAGCCGGTATGCGTGGAAATGGGCTTCCATGCCTGATTCCATGACTCGCATTGGAGCTTAAAAGTTAGTAGAAGCATATCCTGCATTGACCATGTTCGTTTTGCTCCATGCTGGTTCAGGGTCTGCCAAAGGTTGGTCAAGAAAAAACGCTCGGTTCATTCCGATTGCTTCTCGACCGTTTGGGCTGAGCTGCACTCGATGAATGCCGTCGTGTCTCGATAGGGTAACATACCTACTCTATTCTCGACCACTTAGGAATGATTCCTTCATAAGCAGATGTCAGAATTCTTCCAATAGGGTTCCGGATGCGGTCTGAGTCCCCTTGTCTCTAGCATATTTTGTCGTGGATGCCACCGCCCTTCAAGGAAGGCTTGAGAGTGCGCTCCACAAATGCCACAAATGCCACGATTGACAAGGATGACACGGGGATTGCTTGTACTGCAGGAGTTGCTGCGTGCGATATAACGGTGTGGAAAGAAGGATGAAAGGATGCGATATGGAAGCGGCCAAGAAAAGAACGGAGGGGAAACGTCAAATCCTGGCGGAATATAATAGGCTTGAGGAATCCTGTTGGGCATTGTCTGTTACTTTCTGACAGCTCATCATGAAATAATACCCTTTCCGATAGCTCGTTCTGTCCTAGTCTCTTACCAACCTTTATTACTCACTCACTCTGATATTACAGAACAGTTATATTGATTGCAAACATTATAACTTGAGCGAAGTCCGAGGTATAGGCCGCCTCCCCTCGTTCCAAGATAGCTACACGTTTTgcttcatcatggctccCCAACAGACACAGGCCGGGCCATATATTGTCTTGCATGACTACCTGTCGGACGTCACTTGGGGACATACACTGCTCGTTGCATTTGGAATTTGGCTTGGATATGCTATCGTAATCGCGTTTCAGAGACTATGGCTAAGTCCTATATCTCATATACCAGGACCAAAACTTGCAGCACTAACACAGTACTATGAATTCTATTACGACATTATCTTGGGTGGGCAATACACCTTTAAAATCATGGAAATGCACAAAAAGTATGGTTCCGTTGTTCGTATCAGCCCTTGGGAAGTGCATGTCGGCGAGCACGACTTCCACTCCGAGTTGTTTGGCGGCCCAACACGACCCAGACAGAAGTGGGCGTTCTGGGTAAAGCAAGTGAGTTGTCGTCAGCATATtttcaaaaagaagaaagaaattgCTCACAACCATCTCATAGTTTGGGGCTCCTTGTAGGACTTATACAGACGAATATATGCCACGGATGTAAAGACTGACTTCCTTGGTAGACAGTGCCCTCGCAACTATCGATCATGATCACCACAAATTGCGCCGATCGGTCCTCAACCCATTCTTCTCTGCTCAGAGTGTTCGTAGTCTACAACCAGTCATTGAAGAGCGAGTTGACAGGCTCCTCAAAGCCCTCTCCAAATACGCGGCTACTCAACACGAGAGGCCCATCGATATCATGTACCCTTTCTCGGCCTTTACAAATGGTATGCTACCTAGGAAACAAAAGCTATGGGGAGCTTTTCACCCGCGGTTCAGCTGACATCAACTTGCCTAGACGTCATAAACGAATATGCTTTCGCTCGCAGCGATCACTTGAGTATGTCCTACCTTCCTCACCGCCGAATGACTAGTCGCTAATGCTaacacaacaccacagtTGAGCAGTCAGATTTTGGACGCGAGGTGACAGACAACTTACTAATGGGGACACACATGGGACCACTCATAAAGCATGCCAACTGGGCTCTGACGCTTGTCAATGGTCTACCCGAATTCTTTTCGGCTCGATGCGTTCCAGGTATGCACCACTGACAGAACTGGCATTCTTGCGACAGAATTCTAACCCCCCTTATAGGCTGGTCGGGGTTTCTGAAAATGAAAAATGATATTCTCAATCAAATAAGGACGATCCAGTCAACACAGGATACTAAGGAATGGCAGCTTGACGTCAGCCACCCTACCATTTTCCATGAATTACTTTCCTCGAAGCATCTTCCGGAAGGCGAGAAGACGCCTACCAGATTGGCCCAAGAGGGCCAGATATTGGTCCAAGGAGGCACACTCACCACGTCGTGGGCCCTTTCATTGGCAACCTTCCACTTGCTTCATCGACCGTCGACACTTAGGGCACTTCGCGACGAACTGTTGGCCAATATTCCCGATGCCGATGAAGTTACACCACTAGCGAAACTCGAAAGCCTGCCCTACTTGCGAGCCGTTGTCAAAGAAACTTTGCGACACAGTATTGGCACGAGCGGGAGACTATCTCGAATTGCTTTAGATGAGGCGTTTGTCGTCCATGACCACGAAAACGGGAAAAAATGGCACATTCCCAAGGGGACAGTGGTCAGCATGAGCCCATACAAGACCGTAATGGACGAGAAACTATTTCCCGACCCTCTGGTATTTCACCCCGAGCGCTGGCTCAACAGTGGTGAGCGACTCGACAGGTACCTGACCATTTTCGGAGGCGGAACGCGCAGTTGTTTGGGGCTGGCCCTCGCCCAGGCCGAGTTGTATCTCACTCTTGCCAAACTTTTCCGTCGATGGGGAAGCGGTGGCATTTTCAAAGGGGATGCCACGGGCGATATCCGCCCTGGAGATGTTGGGGCTCTTAAAATTTTCGAAACAACTCCTCGAGATTGTCAAATGGCATCAGACTACTTTATTCCCATTCCATACAAGGTATGACCCTCCACAGTAGAGCTGCTTTACCTTCGCTAATAAAATTAGGGCTCGAAAGGCATTCGTTTTGTTCTAAATTTACCCTCGGCTGGTTGACGTAAAAAGGTAGTTGTATTAGGAGGAACATGACGAGATAGGAGGGAGACGTCACATACCAACAAGTCGGGTGTGCTTGAGCGTCGAAGCTGAAGAGAGGCTTGCTATGGGGTTGAAATTGTAAATAAATGATGACTTAAACGACGATAAAATTCGAAATGAATTTGATGAGATTTCACTTTCAAAAGATGCAATTCAAGCGTAACCTTTTGCTTGGCACTTCTGGCTATGGAAAGTCCGACTGAGAAACACGCACCGAGTGTCTAGTCGGCGAATGAGACTGTTTGGAAGACAAGAGTTTGGACGAATGTCTCCTCCAGCGAAGGCTGGGTACACGCTAACTCCGGCAATTCGACTTACCGGGCTAGAGAGTCTCTCAGTTCTACTCCATATTGATCCCAGCCCCTGACATGCTGCAGGGTCATCGTATGGAGTCAGATTGGCCGCTGCCGTTGTGGGGATTGCGGCCGCCCTGCCCAACTCAGTGCATCCATCACGTTTCCGTTTCGCATCGGTGGCTTCTTCCTATGGAGCTCCATTAGTTTCGTTTCGTATTTGATCTGATATTGTCCGTGCCGCGCCGTGCCGTGCCATTTTCTCTTGCCCCATGAAAACTTCTCTCTCTTCTGTTGGCAAACCTTGCGAGTCGTCCTGAGCCTTCATTCTCCAATTGTATAATTCTGTTTGATTTTCTCGATCAACTCGGCACTTGCTCCGCGCAAGAGCTGGCGCTTCTAAACTTGTTACCATGGCGGTAGTCGACCCCGCGACGAGGAGGAAAGTCTTGAAGGTGATTGTAGTGTCATTGCTGCTGGATCTGGTAGGACATGCCTACCCCGTTGAAGCCCATGATAGAGTATCAGCTTCTGATGATATATATTTTTGCAGATATCGTTCACTTTCATCCTCCCCCTCTTCCCCAAGCTGTTGGAGTTCTATCGAGATCGGGAAgcaccatccatcacagcGGGGGCGCCACGAACATTATTACAGCAAGTGCTCGGAGGTCTCAACAAATATAAAGCCTCCTTCTCACGCCCAATTGATTCTCGATATGACATTGTACTCCTTGGAGGAGCCATGGGCTCGCTGTTCTCGTGAGTAAGCTCCAATTTGTCACCCATGACCCGTCGGCAAACTGACAGCGCTAATTGTAACCCGCAGGCTGTTGCAAGCGATTGCTTCCCCCCTCATTGGAAGATTATCCGATCGATACGGCCGACGTACTGCTCTACTGACTTCTATGTGTGGAAACATACTTTCCGTGCTGCTCTGGGTCGCTGCCGTTGACTTTCGGACCTTTGTCGCGAGCCGGGTTGTTGGAGGTCTCTCCGAGGGAAATATCCAGCTGTCGACTGCCATGGCAAGCGACATATCTGATGAGTCGTCTCGAGGCTCTACCATGGCCATTATCGGCGCTTGCTTCTCTATTGCCTTTACCTTCGGCCCCGGCCTCGGTGCCTGGCTGAGCACGAAATCTATGGTGGCGGCAAACCCATTTGCAACTGCTGCTTCCTTTAGCTTGGTACTCATTGTAACCGAAACGATCTATCTGTACATTTGTCTACCAGAGACTTTGCCGTCGCTTACGGGGGTGGACGCTAAGTCAGACAAGAAAGAGAAA
Protein-coding sequences here:
- a CDS encoding cytochrome P450 (similar to Cordyceps militaris CM01 XP_006668800.1), translated to MAPQQTQAGPYIVLHDYLSDVTWGHTLLVAFGIWLGYAIVIAFQRLWLSPISHIPGPKLAALTQYYEFYYDIILGGQYTFKIMEMHKKYGSVVRISPWEVHVGEHDFHSELFGGPTRPRQKWAFWVKQFGAPYSALATIDHDHHKLRRSVLNPFFSAQSVRSLQPVIEERVDRLLKALSKYAATQHERPIDIMYPFSAFTNDVINEYAFARSDHLIEQSDFGREVTDNLLMGTHMGPLIKHANWALTLVNGLPEFFSARCVPGWSGFLKMKNDILNQIRTIQSTQDTKEWQLDVSHPTIFHELLSSKHLPEGEKTPTRLAQEGQILVQGGTLTTSWALSLATFHLLHRPSTLRALRDELLANIPDADEVTPLAKLESLPYLRAVVKETLRHSIGTSGRLSRIALDEAFVVHDHENGKKWHIPKGTVVSMSPYKTVMDEKLFPDPLVFHPERWLNSGERLDRYLTIFGGGTRSCLGLALAQAELYLTLAKLFRRWGSGGIFKGDATGDIRPGDVGALKIFETTPRDCQMASDYFIPIPYKGSKGIRFVLNLPSAG